One Cucurbita pepo subsp. pepo cultivar mu-cu-16 chromosome LG11, ASM280686v2, whole genome shotgun sequence DNA window includes the following coding sequences:
- the LOC111806072 gene encoding protein ENHANCED DISEASE RESISTANCE 2-like — MVDWISETINGGSLRLVDLQTGINGWASPPGDLFALRSKNYLAKRQKSPSGDYLLSPAGVDWLKSSTKLDNVLARPDNRVAQALRRAQAVGKSMKSFIIAVNIQVPGKDQYSAVFYFATEDPIPSGSLLHRFINGDDLFRNQRLKLVNRIVKGPWIVKKAVGNYSACLLGKALTCNYHRGPNYLEIDVDMGSSALASAILHLALGYVTNVTVDMGFLVEGQTEEELPERLFGAVRICQMEMSSATIVDAPTLARGLSCAKVNHHKPGDDDN; from the coding sequence ATGGTGGATTGGATTTCCGAGACGATCAACGGCGGATCCCTACGCCTTGTCGACCTTCAGACGGGGATAAATGGTTGGGCCTCGCCGCCGGGCGACCTCTTTGCTCTTCGTTCCAAGAACTACTTGGCGAAACGGCAAAAATCTCCGTCTGGCGATTACCTGCTTTCTCCTGCCGGTGTTGATTGGCTGAAATCTAGTACCAAGCTTGATAACGTCCTTGCTCGTCCTGATAATCGCGTCGCGCAAGCGTTGAGGAGAGCGCAAGCCGTAGGTAAGTCGATGAAGAGCTTCATTATTGCGGTTAATATTCAAGTACCTGGGAAGGATCAGTACAGTGCCGTGTTCTACTTTGCTACTGAAGATCCGATTCCATCTGGCTCGCTTCTTCACCGATTCATTAATGGCGATGATTTATTCAGAAATCAACGGTTGAAATTGGTGAATCGGATCGTGAAAGGGCCATGGATTGTTAAGAAAGCAGTAGGAAATTACAGTGCGTGTTTGTTAGGGAAGGCATTGACGTGCAATTACCACAGAGGACCTAATTATTTGGAGATTGATGTAGATATGGGGAGCTCAGCGTTAGCCAGTGCGATTTTGCATCTCGCGCTTGGATACGTTACCAACGTAACAGTAGATATGGGGTTTCTGGTGGAGGGGCAAACGGAGGAGGAGTTGCCGGAAAGGCTGTTCGGCGCCGTCCGGATTTGCCAGATGGAGATGTCGTCGGCGACTATCGTAGACGCGCCGACATTGGCGCGTGGATTATCATGTGCCAAGGTGAATCACCACAAACCTGGCGACGACGACAACTGA